A stretch of Aythya fuligula isolate bAytFul2 chromosome 1, bAytFul2.pri, whole genome shotgun sequence DNA encodes these proteins:
- the LOC116491514 gene encoding T-lymphocyte activation antigen CD86-like produces the protein MEVCIFFLHVIILLPGITASGHQVKSFFNHTAYLSCYFTNSQKTDIKDLRVFWQKGVAEVVHEVYYGQEKHDNLSPKYINRTKMDMNKWTLQLLNARIVDEGQYTCIIQHRDKESPKVIHKSECSLSIIANYSQPEITQLTSGELKPKENLNLSCSSSGGYPEPRQMIWLISYENTTNRHIHHMDVSQDAVTKLYNVTSKLNITVPTNILTNISCLLHLREELGSLVSAPLVIEIQREEMEQGKVNFFGPLIAVIILITLLLGFVILKNRNISSTSQSE, from the exons ATGGAGGTCTGCATATTCTTTCTTCATGTAATAATACTTCTCCCAG gtaTTACTGCCAGTGGGCATCAGGTGAAGTCATTTTTCAATCACACTGCATACCTGTCTTGCTATTTTACAAACTCTCAGAAAACTGACATAAAGGATTTAAGAGTTTTTTGGCAAAAAGGTGTTGCTGAAGTGGTGCATGAAGTATACTATGGCCAGGAAAAACATGACAACCTTAGTCCTAAATACATAAATCGCACCAAGATGGATATGAACAAATGGACCTTGCAGTTGTTAAATGCAAGGATTGTGGATGAGGGACAATATACCTGTATTATACAGCACAGAGACAAAGAATCACCAAAGGTCATACACAAATCTGAGTGTTCACTGAGCATCATTG CCAACTATAGTCAACCTGAGATAACACAGCTAACCTCTGGGGAACTAAAGCCCAAAGAAAACTTGAATCTTTCCTGTTCTTCCAGCGGAGGTTATCCAGAACCCAGGCAGATGATTTGGCTAATTTCAtatgaaaacacaacaaatagGCATATACATCATATGGATGTCTCACAGGATGCTGTAACAAAGCTGTACAATGTTACCAGCAAGCTGAATATCACAGTTCCTACAAACATCCTCACTAATATTAGCTGCTTACTTCACCTtagagaggagctggggagccTTGTCTCAGCGCCACTAGTGATCG AGatacagagagaagaaatggaaCAAGGGAAGGTAAATTTCTTTGGCCCACTTATAGCTGTAATTATACTGATCACACTTCTTCTGGGTTTTGTGATattgaagaacagaaatatctCATCTACCAGCCAGAGTGAGTAA